One Monomorium pharaonis isolate MP-MQ-018 chromosome 4, ASM1337386v2, whole genome shotgun sequence DNA segment encodes these proteins:
- the LOC118645346 gene encoding uncharacterized protein F54H12.2-like — protein MSFLHTHSSECLKSELDLFSLPPTQTSIESSQCIYYKPVTSLANDAPIKFVIPGHGEDYLDLTHTMLSIRLRVETTPLAGGEKDTTPSDFILKVGPVNHLLHSMFNQIDVYFNQKLLSPPNNAYAYCAYIEALLNYASPAKSSHLTTCLWDMDTPGLMDTHVDSATTNNALVRRARYIQAEQELNLLGHLHCDVFNRDKFLINGVEVRMRLVRSKDSFCLMESSSTSKIRILDASLLVRRAKVSPGVLLAHAKMLSKTTAKYPLTRVEVKTFTIHSEFVGESIDNVILGQLPKRVIVGL, from the coding sequence ATGTCTTTTCTTCACACTCATTCCAGCGAGTGCTTAAAGAGTGAACTTGATCTCTTCTCATTACCTCCCACTCAAACCAGCATAGAGAGTTCgcaatgtatttattacaagCCTGTGACATCACTCGCCAACGATGCACCTATAAAATTTGTCATACCCGGTCACGGGGAAGATTACTTAGATCTCACGCATACCATGTTAAGTATTCGGCTACGCGTAGAAACCACTCCTCTCGCCGGTGGGGAGAAAGATACGACACCCAGTGACTTCATACTCAAAGTAGGCCCTGTAAATCATTTGTTACATTCCATGTTCAATCAAATTgacgtatattttaatcagaaaCTCCTGTCACCTCCAAACAACGCTTACGCGTATTGTGCATACATCGAGGCACTATTAAACTATGCTTCTCCCGCAAAATCCTCTCATCTGACAACGTGTCTATGGGACATGGATACGCCCGGTCTCATGGACACTCACGTAGATTCCGCGACAACAAATAACGCTCTCGTGAGACGAGCGCGTTATATTCAGGCAGAACAGGAGTTAAATCTCTTAGGTCATCTTCACTGCGATGTTTTTAATcgggataaatttttaattaacggaGTAGAAGTTAGAATGAGGCTCGTACGCTCGAAAGATTCTTTCTGTCTAATGGAATCTAGTTCCACGTCAAAAATTCGTATTTTAGACGCTAGTTTACTCGTAAGAAGAGCAAAAGTAAGCCCCGGTGTATTACTCGCTCACGCTAAAATGTTGAGTAAGACAACTGCCAAGTATCCTCTAACGAGAGTAGAGGTTAAAACGTTCACGATACACTCCGAGTTCGTAGGAGAATCGATAGATAACGTGATCCTCGGTCAACTACCGAAACGCGTAATTGTCGGTTTGTAG